Within the Epinephelus lanceolatus isolate andai-2023 chromosome 22, ASM4190304v1, whole genome shotgun sequence genome, the region CTGCACGGTCATCCCGAGCACCCTGAAAGTGCGCATTATGTCTATGGCACAGGAAAGTCACCTGGGCATCGTGAAGGTGATGCAATGCAGCAGAGACTAAGTGTGGTGGCCAGGCATTTATAGCTATATAGAGGCCATGGTAAAAGACTGCAAAACCTGTATTGTCAGTGGGAAGACTGGCCCACAGCTGCCCCCATGTCTGCCGGTGTGGGTGGCCACTGCAGGAACACATCCAGGTGGACATCTGTTGGGAGGTCCATGGCGCTCCACAGCATCAGTGTTTCCTGGTGGTAGCCTATGACCTCCATTCGATGTGGCCAGCGGTGGTTGCGACAGGGTCTGTTACAGTGGTCACAGACTTCCCTGCTACTCTGTTTGTTTGATGGGGCATCTCTGAAATCGTCACCATGGATAACGGTCCACAGTTTGTCTCTGCTGAGTTCGTGGCCCTTGTGGAGAAAAGGGGAAGTAACCACATCTGCATAGCCCTCTACCGCCTGGAGGCAAATTAGAGTGTAGAGAGGTTCGCGCAGACACTGAAAAATGGTGTCCTAACACACCTGGAGGATGGTCCTCCTTTTTCCAGCTGCATTGCTCTGCACCCTGCTGCAGTACCAGGCAACACCACACTCCACCACTGGCAGCTCCCCAGCCATTTTAATGAAGGAGCGTGAGCTGCAACTTATTCTGGATCAGCTGCATCCACCTGCAATTGTGGCAGCAGCACCCCAAAAAAGTAAGGTAAGGTCACAGAGCAAATGAATCAGCAGTTTCACTGAAGACGGAGGGCAAAACCACGCCGCTTTGCGGTGCTGAACCAGAGGTCTGGGTCAGGCCAAGGTACTGCAAAGACTATGTCACACTATCTCAGACTATGTCTGACTTTCTCAACCAGTGTTCAGAGCATAGTCTCTCATGTGGCACAATATTCCACATGGCTATGCTGGTAATTGGCTGCCTACTCAGATTACTTACTTAGGTTGCAAGTTTAAATGCAGGTATGActtgttgtcatgttgtttcccatgaataaataaatttaaaaaagataaagttaaCGCTAAGCTGAAGCTGCGATCCAAAAGTTATAGAACATAACGGCTATGTTAGCTGGCAAGCAAGTTGTCCACGTTAGCAAACAATCTAAGGTCAGCTAGGTATTGCTCTGGCTGAAACCAAGGTAATACAGGGTGCTAAGTGAAGGCCTGTCTTTGCCCTACCACAGCGATAAAATGtatataacaaaaacacagcatgtgtggACTCATGTTGTGGTGGGTGCTGGCAATTTGTTGATGTTGGCAGACTCCATttcttagctaacattatctactGTTGCACACAATGAGCACTGTAATGGAGCTAAAGAGAGGCAAGGCATGGGAACAAGCATAAAATCACAACTGTAAGATTTTCTGAGAAAAATTCTGCCTGAGTCCTTTATAGGGATCAGCCCCTGAGCAGAGTTACATTACAACCTGTTCACCCATTGGCAATATAAAACAATTAATGCATAGTTATATTCAGTACCAGTGAAAAAACATGCTTTATCCATTTATCTTACCTGGTTGGTGAAGTTTCCAACAAATTCTTTGTATTCACGTGAAGTTTCATCGtcatattttacattgtattccTGGTCAATGACCAAATTAACCACTACCTTTCGGTTGAAGGTAACTGTGAAGAGAAACAAGTGTTAATTTGACTATGAAagggcaaaaaaataaatgaataaataaatgatccaAGGTTTTCAAATGACACTTTGTTAGCAATCTGTTTTACCTGGCTCAACATCAACTTCAACGAACTGGCAAACAGTTCCAGTGAGCCCAGTAGGACATGTGCAGTTGTAGCCATTGTAAGTTCCTCCATTCTGACATTGTAATGGCTCTCGTGTGGAAATTGTTGGTCCACTGCTTGGCTGAGGTGAAGGAGTTGTAGGTGGTTTAGTTGTGGCTGTAGTTGGTGGCTGCGAAGTTGGGTTAGAAGACGGTGTGTTTGGTTGCACTGGTGTTACTACAGTTGATCCTGATTGAGGGGTTGAGTATGTGCCACCAGTTTGCTCAGAAGTTAACTGTGTTGTACCAGTCTGATCAGGGAAAGGGGTGGCATGACTTTGCCCAGTTGTTACCACAGTTGTACTAGATAGATAGCTTGTTGACGTGCCATCTGTGGGGTTACTTGATGTGGTTAATTCAGTGGTTGAGACAAAAGTCGCATTAGGAAACACAGTTGATAAGACTGACACTGTTGTTCCATTTTGAACAGAAGTTGCAGGGGGATTACTGGATGCAGTGGATAGAATTGCAGCCGTTGGATCAGTTTGGTCGGTTGTTGAAGAGGCATCACTGGACTCAGCTGTGGACAATCGATGTGTTGTATAAGTTTGATCAGTTGTAGAGGTGCAATCAGTTTGAAGAGTTGTCACCTCCGATTGAACAGATTGATCAGTTGTGTAGAGGCTTTCAGTTGACCCACTTGAtacctcagttgttccagattcATCGGAGGTGGAATCACTTTGCCCAGTTGTTAACTGAGTTGTGCCAGAAAGATGAGATGTGGATATGCTATGAGTGGGTTGACTTGTTACAGTTGACTCAGTTGTTGAGATGTAGTCAGTGGAAGACGTTGCATCAGTAAACGCAGTTGATAAAATTGACACTGTTGTTCCAGTTTGACCAGAACTTGCAGGAGGATTGCTGGATGTAGTCGTTAAAACTGCAGCAGTTGCGTAAGTTTGATCAGTtgtagaggtgccatcagtttgcacagtcgtTACCTTGGTTTTATCAGATTGGTGGGTTGTGTAGGTGAAttcagttggcccacttgtcacctcagttgttccagatttatcagttgtgtagGTGCCTTCAGCtggcccacttgtcacctcagttgttccagatttatcagttgtgttggtgccttcagttgacccacttgttacctgagtcgtgccagtctcatcagtggttgaggtgccatcagttttcccagttgttacctcagttgtaccagatagatcagatgtggatgtgccatcagtgggttgactcgttacagttgactcagtggttttgatggagtCAGTGGAAGAAGTTGCATCAGTGTACTCAGTGGATAAGGTTGGGACTGTCGTgccagtttggtcagatgttgcagtgggatTAGTGGACTCAGTCGTTGACACTGCAGCAGTTGGATCAGGTTGGTCGGTTGTTGAAGAGGCATCAGTGGACCTAACTGTGGACGACTGATGTGTTGTATGAGTTTGAT harbors:
- the LOC117272748 gene encoding uncharacterized protein LOC117272748; its protein translation is MTQVTSGSTEGTNTTDKSGTTQLTSVRTESTDTTDKSGTTEVTSGPTEFTYTTDKTEVTTVQTDGTSTTDQTHTTHQSSTVRSTDASSTTDQPDPTAAVSTTESTNPTATSDQTGTTVPTLSTEYTDATSSTDSIKTTESTVTSQPTDGTSTSDLSGTTEVTTGKTDGTSTTDETGTTQVTSGSTEGTNTTDKSGTTEVTSGPAEGTYTTDKSGTTEVTSGPTEFTYTTHQSDKTKVTTVQTDGTSTTDQTYATAAVLTTTSSNPPASSGQTGTTVSILSTAFTDATSSTDYISTTESTVTSQPTHSISTSHLSGTTQLTTGQSDSTSDESGTTEVSSGSTESLYTTDQSVQSEVTTLQTDCTSTTDQTYTTHRLSTAESSDASSTTDQTDPTAAILSTASSNPPATSVQNGTTVSVLSTVFPNATFVSTTELTTSSNPTDGTSTSYLSSTTVVTTGQSHATPFPDQTGTTQLTSEQTGGTYSTPQSGSTVVTPVQPNTPSSNPTSQPPTTATTKPPTTPSPQPSSGPTISTREPLQCQNGGTYNGYNCTCPTGLTGTVCQFVEVDVEPVTFNRKVVVNLVIDQEYNVKYDDETSREYKEFVGNFTNQMEKYYLAKKITNFKEVVVISVSRGAPLVRFLRNPVDERQLWDKAMAFHSITPRTESVNVTHDVVLGIPNNASAEKLYWEDVEAIVEAVEGLDSCTGECPDFNTTTPPTVTTTEADLGSVCEQFVKDPEVAKYYQLVPIDGKLTCVTVCHNQHSHHKRCYNRGICLVYKTIGPLCECLNVEETWYLNDDCSLPIHRTPFYAGISVTLACLLLIVGVLTAFLLRNKQRQSKRRRDIQEQLVNQWLNEDFEWSRSNSDIDSTGDFNNLAYAHEEAAVHREELEGYRQPAPVDILTGHLDTDDRQLSSSANIHGLDTEYHLPVTPRQHNTLTTNTLSFSTVEHPQSDSLSPPLRDLSRISRPQIRISWDP